One segment of Theobroma cacao cultivar B97-61/B2 chromosome 9, Criollo_cocoa_genome_V2, whole genome shotgun sequence DNA contains the following:
- the LOC18589640 gene encoding transmembrane protein 45B encodes MGSLVGHVAPGFAFLALGFWHLFNHIKLHILHPNSYTSSPWFPSSKLRYIELFFIMVGSSISISMELFIGPERHQPFDPDGTIPSNHLHNLEHAAISMTFFTYAAFALLLDKINPKAKYALTQFLGAVAFAQQLLLFHLHSADHMGVEGQYHLLLQSAIVVSLATTLMGIGLPKSFMVSFIRSLSILYQGVWLIIMGYMLWTPDLISKGCFIHSEDGHQVVRCSSDEALHRAKALVNIQFSWTLILVTVFSMAFYLVLVKLYGEKVEYSTLAKEEALELEEDSDDVESQKEISKHGEPKSFIQMGKGYAVMDIER; translated from the coding sequence ATGGGTTCTTTAGTGGGGCATGTTGCACCAGGTTTTGCCTTCTTGGCTCTTGGTTTTTGGCATCTCTTTAATCACATCAAGCTCCACATTCTCCACCCGAATTCCTACACATCTTCTCCATGGTTCCCCTCATCAAAATTAAGGTACATAGAGCTGTTCTTCATCATGGTAGGCTCGTCCATCTCCATCTCCATGGAGCTCTTTATTGGCCCTGAAAGGCACCAACCGTTTGACCCCGACGGAACCATCCCATCAAATCATCTCCACAACTTGGAGCACGCCGCTATATCAATGACTTTCTTTACCTATGCGGCTTTTGCTCTACTCCTTGATAAAATTAACCCCAAAGCTAAGTATGCCCTGACACAGTTTCTGGGAGCAGTAGCTTTTGCCCAACAGCTCCTCCTCTTCCACCTTCATTCGGCAGATCACATGGGAGTTGAGGGTCAATATCACCTGCTTCTACAGAGTGCCATAGTTGTTTCTTTAGCCACCACCCTAATGGGAATTGGGCTTCCTAAGAGTTTTATGGTCAGCTTTATTCGGTCTCTCAGTATTTTGTATCAAGGTGTGTGGCTCATAATCATGGGGTACATGCTCTGGACTCCAGACTTGATTTCAAAAGGCTGCTTCATCCACTCTGAAGACGGTCACCAGGTGGTTAGGTGCTCCAGCGATGAAGCACTACACCGAGCGAAAGCTTTGGTGAATATTCAATTCAGTTGGACCTTGATACTTGTAACCGTTTTTTCCATGGCTTTCTACTTGGTTTTGGTTAAATTATATGGAGAAAAGGTCGAGTATTCAACATTGGCAAAGGAAGAAGCGCTGGAACTGGAAGAAGATTCTGATGATGTTGAATCTCAGAAGGAGATCAGCAAACATGGGGAGCCCAAAAGCTTTATCCAAATGGGAAAAGGCTATGCAGTTATGGACATTGAGAGGTAG
- the LOC108663274 gene encoding uncharacterized protein LOC108663274, with product MAPAELKELKVQLQELIDKGVTVFSKIDLRSGYHQLKIKEQDVTKTAFRTRYGHYEFLVMPFGLTNASAAFMDLMNRVFHPYLDKFVIVFINEVLVYSKDDDEHATYLRNVLQTLHERQLYAKFSKCEFWLKEVVFLEHVMSGAGIYVDPKKIEAILQWEQPKTMTEIQSFLGLTSYYKSDASKLGLGCMLMEDEKVVAYASRQLKKHETNYPAHDLELATKELNLRQRRWLELIKDYDLVIDYHPGKANVVADALSHKSSSSLASLRNSYIPILLEMKSLGIQLSNGDDGTLLASFVVRPSLLNQIKELQKSDDELKQEVQKLRDGEINEFGLGDDGILMLGYWVCVPKDD from the exons ATGGCTCCGGCGGAGttaaaggagttgaaagtCCAGTTGCAAGAATTAATAGATAAG GGTGTTACGgtgttttctaagattgatctaaggtctgggtatcatcagttgaagATCAAGGAGCAGGATGTAACCAAGACTGCTTTCAGGACtcgttatgggcattatgagtttctggttATGCCTTTTGGTTTGACAAATGCCTCAGCAGCTTTTATGGACctcatgaacagggtgttccacccgTACTTGGATAAGTTCGTGATAGTATTCATAAATGAGGTTCTGGTGTATTCGaaggatgatgatgaacatgctacTTATTTACGCAATGTGTTACAAACGTTGCACGAGAGACAACTTTAtgccaaattttctaaatGTGAGTTCTGGTTAAAAGAAGTAGTTTTCTTGGAACATGTTATGTCTggagctggaatttatgttgatcccaagaagattgaggcaatcttaCAGTGGGAGCAACCAAAAACGATGACAGAGATTCAAAGTTTCCTTGGTTTAACCAGTTACTATAAGAG TGATGCCTCTAAATTAGGATTAGGGTGCATGTTAATGGAAGATGAGAAAGTAGTAGCTTATGCTTCTCGACAGCTGAAAAAGCATGAGACGAATTACCCTGCCCACGATTTGGAGTTGGCAACA AAAGAACTCAACCTGAGACAGAGACGATGGttagagttgattaaggattacgacttagtgattgattatcatccggGGAAGGCAAACGTTGTAGCAGATGCCTTGAGTCATAAATCCTCATCTTCATTAGCATCACTTCGAAATTCTTATATTCCAATactacttgagatgaaatctctagggatccagTTGAGTAATGGCGATGATGGAACCCTACTGGCTAGCTTTGTTGTGAGACCCTCACTGTTGAATCAAATCAAGGAATTACAGaagtctgatgatgagttgaaacaggaagttcaaaagTTGCGAGATGGAGAAATTAATGAGTTCGGACTTGGTGATGATGGTATCTTGATGCTTGGATACTGGGTTTGTGTCCCTAAAGATGATTAG